The Halomonas sp. KG2 genome contains a region encoding:
- a CDS encoding methyltransferase domain-containing protein, protein MNSTPFQLLACPLDGEPLHLAGSTWRCSVGHSFDVAKQGYVNLLPVQQKRSADPGDSKLMVAARQRFLEAGYYQPIAQAVSKHLLNHADAQSASSLFGCLDAGCGEGYYLRELSRAASNSRPLSLLGLDISKWAVLSAARQDDKKSPLCRWVVGSNAHLPVQAETLDSVLCMFGFPVHHEFARVLKPGGLLVQVEAGAGHLRELREVIYPTLKPDTTSEREVPEGFIQLHTESLNYQITLEGQALIGDLLTMTPHLYRASQEGRARAAALDELTLTVDAKLMVYERK, encoded by the coding sequence ATGAATAGCACTCCTTTTCAATTACTAGCCTGTCCGTTAGATGGCGAGCCGCTTCATCTGGCAGGCAGTACTTGGCGCTGCTCTGTTGGGCATAGCTTCGATGTTGCTAAGCAAGGTTACGTCAACTTGCTTCCGGTACAGCAAAAGCGTTCCGCTGATCCTGGTGACAGTAAGCTGATGGTGGCAGCAAGGCAGCGTTTTCTTGAGGCTGGTTACTATCAGCCCATTGCCCAGGCGGTAAGTAAACACCTGTTAAACCATGCTGATGCGCAATCTGCCAGCTCGCTATTTGGCTGCCTGGATGCTGGCTGCGGTGAAGGTTATTACTTGCGTGAGCTATCTCGTGCTGCATCGAATTCGCGGCCACTTTCATTGCTGGGGTTAGATATTTCCAAGTGGGCAGTGCTGTCGGCGGCCAGACAAGATGATAAAAAATCTCCGCTTTGTCGTTGGGTTGTCGGGAGCAATGCGCACTTGCCAGTTCAAGCGGAGACGCTCGACAGTGTGCTGTGTATGTTTGGTTTTCCAGTGCATCACGAATTTGCGCGGGTATTAAAGCCGGGTGGCCTATTGGTGCAGGTTGAGGCAGGGGCGGGGCACCTGCGTGAGCTGAGGGAGGTGATTTATCCCACGCTTAAGCCAGACACGACAAGTGAACGGGAAGTGCCTGAGGGCTTTATCCAGTTGCACACAGAGTCACTTAACTATCAAATAACGCTGGAAGGGCAGGCATTAATTGGTGACCTATTAACGATGACGCCCCATCTTTACCGCGCCAGTCAGGAAGGCCGAGCACGTGCAGCGGCACTTGATGAGCTTACCCTGACGGTAGATGCCAAACTAATGGTGTATGAGCGTAAATAA
- a CDS encoding cold-shock protein, producing MATGTVKWFNDTKGFGFIAPSDGGDDLFAHFSEIQSDGFKTLQEGANVSFDVTQGKKGLQASNIKQMS from the coding sequence ATGGCAACTGGCACAGTTAAATGGTTTAACGACACTAAAGGTTTTGGTTTCATCGCTCCTTCTGACGGCGGCGACGACCTTTTTGCTCATTTCTCTGAAATTCAGTCTGACGGTTTCAAAACCCTTCAAGAAGGTGCTAACGTTTCTTTTGACGTTACCCAGGGTAAGAAAGGCCTTCAGGCTTCTAACATCAAGCAAATGTCCTAA
- a CDS encoding nucleoside deaminase, with the protein MIAEHELAYLKRAVALAEEALNAGDEPFGSVLVNAEGKVLAEDRNRIAGGDSTQHPEFSLARWAANHMTPEERSKATVYTSGEHCPMCAAAHGWVGLGRIVYVSSSEQLGAWLAALGVAPPPVAPLSINEVVPGLTVDGPVPGLDEQVHALHRRLHA; encoded by the coding sequence ATGATTGCCGAACATGAATTGGCATACCTAAAGCGTGCGGTGGCTTTAGCAGAGGAGGCTTTAAATGCAGGGGATGAGCCATTTGGTAGCGTGCTGGTAAATGCCGAAGGTAAGGTGTTAGCCGAAGACCGTAATCGCATTGCCGGTGGAGATTCTACTCAGCATCCAGAGTTTTCGCTGGCCCGCTGGGCAGCGAACCATATGACGCCTGAAGAGCGCTCTAAAGCGACTGTCTATACCTCTGGAGAGCACTGTCCAATGTGTGCAGCGGCTCATGGGTGGGTAGGGCTAGGACGTATCGTTTACGTCAGTTCTTCTGAGCAGTTGGGAGCATGGTTGGCTGCACTTGGCGTAGCGCCACCTCCAGTCGCCCCGCTATCGATTAATGAGGTGGTGCCAGGTTTGACTGTTGATGGCCCAGTGCCTGGGCTGGACGAGCAAGTCCATGCCCTGCATCGCCGCTTGCATGCATAA
- a CDS encoding YqaE/Pmp3 family membrane protein yields the protein MAFTATDPIKMIFAVILPPLGVFFEVGFKGHFWLNIILTLFGFIPGIIHAFYVILKH from the coding sequence ATGGCGTTTACCGCAACTGACCCGATCAAGATGATCTTTGCCGTTATTCTGCCCCCACTAGGGGTGTTTTTTGAGGTCGGTTTCAAAGGACATTTCTGGCTGAATATCATTCTCACGCTGTTTGGCTTTATCCCAGGCATCATCCACGCCTTCTATGTCATATTGAAACACTAG
- a CDS encoding TonB-dependent receptor has translation MSHYLPSSLLLASVVLASPVWAQAPGGEDAVLPTVEVSAPRLARELYATPAAVSTLESEEIAQGQQRVRLDEALNRVPGVFLQNRDNFAQGQRIAIRGFGARAPFGVRGITVMVDGIPYTLPDGQAQLDAIDLDSAERIEVIRGPSSVLYGNAAGGVIDVTTADGRDNPGTRLRMGAGSDGYQKVALQNGGVQGDWSHHISLTALNVDGYREQSSTEKYLLNAKLRRELGSGRAVTAIINLLENPRSEDPGALNAREVAAGRDQAAPNSLALDAGQNVDQQLLGLQYEDLAAGDGELYLKGLIAQRSFEQQLPFVGSSRLGYQRDYMGASAEYHHEVALGSLPLSYIVGVDVARQEDERFRNNVDAQGVVGEQLADETQTAASAGVFAQGDLALSEQVTLSLGARYDRVALDVDDTFLDDGDQSGKRTFNEWSGSAGLSYRYRPQHQAYINTGTAFETPTFSEFANPAGGGFNPAVEPQKAWNREIGLRGYIEPLAMDYDLALFSVRVRDELVPYDEGGRTFYQNAGDTNRDGLELALGWQLADQWRLDSALTLARYEFDKFATPSERFDGNRIPGLPEQTWVNQLTWENLDQRFVTLETEYIGDLVADNANATEVDSYWLLNLRVGDGWQLSEGTRLSAYLGLRNLLDEEHYANVRLNGTFGRFYEPAPGRSVYGGVELSF, from the coding sequence ATGAGTCACTATCTACCGTCATCACTGCTGCTCGCGAGCGTTGTTCTAGCCAGCCCTGTGTGGGCGCAGGCGCCCGGCGGTGAAGATGCGGTACTGCCTACAGTAGAGGTGAGCGCTCCGCGCTTAGCCCGCGAGCTGTATGCCACACCAGCGGCCGTTTCTACCTTGGAGAGCGAAGAAATTGCCCAAGGTCAGCAACGGGTGAGGTTGGATGAAGCGCTTAACCGAGTACCGGGGGTGTTTTTACAAAACCGCGATAACTTCGCCCAAGGGCAACGCATTGCTATTCGCGGCTTTGGCGCGCGTGCTCCATTTGGTGTGCGTGGGATTACCGTTATGGTAGATGGCATTCCATACACACTTCCGGATGGTCAAGCGCAGTTGGATGCCATTGATTTAGACAGTGCCGAGCGTATTGAGGTGATTCGCGGGCCGTCTTCAGTGCTTTACGGTAATGCGGCTGGCGGAGTGATTGATGTGACCACTGCAGATGGGCGTGATAATCCTGGTACACGGCTGCGGATGGGCGCAGGTAGTGATGGCTATCAAAAAGTGGCACTGCAAAATGGCGGTGTACAGGGCGATTGGTCGCACCATATCAGTCTGACGGCGCTTAACGTTGATGGTTATCGTGAACAAAGTTCAACCGAGAAGTATTTGCTGAATGCAAAGTTGCGTCGAGAACTCGGCAGTGGGCGGGCGGTTACTGCGATTATTAATCTGCTGGAGAACCCCCGTTCGGAAGATCCCGGTGCACTTAATGCCCGTGAAGTTGCCGCTGGGCGCGATCAGGCTGCGCCCAATTCGCTAGCGCTAGATGCTGGGCAAAACGTCGATCAGCAGCTGTTGGGTCTGCAATACGAAGACTTAGCGGCAGGGGATGGTGAGCTGTATCTCAAGGGCTTAATTGCTCAGCGTAGCTTTGAACAGCAGCTTCCATTTGTGGGCAGTAGTCGTTTGGGTTATCAGCGGGACTATATGGGCGCAAGCGCTGAATACCATCACGAGGTGGCGTTAGGGAGCCTGCCGCTGAGTTATATCGTTGGGGTGGATGTGGCGCGCCAAGAGGATGAGCGTTTTCGTAATAATGTCGATGCCCAGGGAGTAGTTGGCGAGCAGTTAGCGGATGAAACCCAAACTGCGGCGTCCGCTGGCGTGTTTGCCCAAGGGGATTTAGCGCTCTCGGAACAGGTCACGCTCTCGTTGGGCGCGCGATATGACCGGGTGGCGCTAGACGTCGACGATACGTTTCTTGATGACGGAGATCAAAGCGGGAAGCGTACCTTTAACGAGTGGAGTGGCTCGGCGGGGCTAAGCTATCGCTATCGTCCGCAGCACCAAGCGTATATTAATACCGGCACCGCGTTTGAGACACCCACGTTTTCTGAGTTTGCCAACCCGGCTGGCGGTGGCTTTAACCCTGCTGTTGAGCCGCAAAAAGCATGGAATCGCGAAATAGGGTTGCGTGGCTACATTGAGCCGTTGGCGATGGATTACGATCTCGCACTATTTTCGGTCCGCGTTCGCGATGAGTTGGTGCCGTATGATGAGGGTGGTCGTACCTTCTATCAGAATGCAGGTGACACAAATCGCGATGGCCTAGAGCTGGCGCTGGGCTGGCAGCTTGCCGACCAGTGGCGTCTGGATAGCGCTTTAACCCTCGCGCGTTATGAATTCGATAAGTTTGCAACACCTAGTGAACGCTTTGATGGCAACCGGATTCCTGGATTGCCAGAGCAAACGTGGGTCAATCAATTAACCTGGGAAAACCTTGATCAGCGTTTCGTCACGTTGGAAACCGAATACATCGGTGATTTAGTAGCGGATAACGCTAATGCGACGGAGGTAGATAGCTATTGGCTGCTCAACCTCCGGGTAGGTGATGGTTGGCAGTTAAGTGAAGGTACGCGACTAAGTGCTTATCTTGGTCTGCGCAATCTGCTTGATGAAGAGCACTATGCCAATGTGCGCTTAAACGGCACCTTTGGCCGCTTTTATGAGCCAGCCCCAGGGCGAAGTGTTTATGGCGGCGTGGAGTTGAGTTTTTAA
- a CDS encoding glucose/quinate/shikimate family membrane-bound PQQ-dependent dehydrogenase — MDGHTRAHGKWPALLLGLLLAVAGVALTIGGAKLLSLGGSAYYLIAGVSIFVVGVLLAMRKGIALWLYAAVLFATLLWALWEVGLDWWQLVPRVAIVCLIGIILLLPWWRKPLHSRGGSLALVASIVAAIIVAIASQFTYPGTVAGTMESANNKEVNPAQAAGDDWPAYGGTNAGTHYSSLSQITPENIGELEEVWRIQTGDEPGPNAPPEITNQNTPLKVNDSLYICTSHSRAMALSPETGETLWAFDPNISTMGADDFSGWAHMTCRGLAYYDAANYSSSTEDSTIDKPTLYADGSQFELDLSFSLTSEEDSTSELLSATDVMCPRRLYLPTADARLIALNADTGERCESFGENGEIDLTNNIGEFSPGGYYSTSPATVTEDLVILGGHVTDNSSTDEPSGVIRAFDVHTGGLVWNWDSGNPEDTAPLEEGETYTRNSPNVWAPISADEELGLVYLPMGNATPDQYGANRSENDETFSAGLVALNLNDGQVAWVYQFVHHDLWDMDTPAQPVLIDLATADGTQPAVIQPTKQGSLYVLNRETGEPIVPIEEVPAPQGAIEGDWTAETQPRSALNLLPPPLTERDMWGASPFDQMMCRIQFLSLRYEGQYTPPSLEGSIIYPGNVGVMNWGGVAVDPERQALFTGAKYLAFVSKLIPRDEVEDGQGSASEQGLQPNTGAPYAVELGPLLSVLGLPCQAPSWGDVAGIDLQSNEVVWKHHNGTTRDSMPFDLPIGLNVGVPALGGPLTTAGGVSFLSGTLDQYLRGYDITTGEELYKARLPAGGQATPMTYTGADDRQYVVVTAGGHGTFGTKMGDYVIGYALPE, encoded by the coding sequence ATGGATGGACACACGCGTGCCCACGGCAAATGGCCAGCGCTACTGCTTGGCCTGCTACTCGCGGTAGCTGGTGTTGCACTGACCATTGGCGGCGCTAAGCTGCTTAGTTTAGGTGGTAGCGCTTACTACTTAATCGCTGGGGTCAGTATTTTTGTTGTCGGTGTACTGCTGGCAATGCGCAAAGGCATAGCCTTATGGCTTTATGCAGCGGTACTTTTTGCAACGCTGCTATGGGCACTCTGGGAAGTTGGCTTAGACTGGTGGCAGCTGGTCCCCAGGGTTGCCATTGTCTGTTTAATTGGCATCATTTTACTGCTTCCCTGGTGGCGCAAACCGCTACATTCACGCGGCGGCAGCCTAGCGCTAGTGGCAAGCATTGTCGCAGCGATTATTGTGGCAATTGCTAGTCAATTCACCTATCCAGGTACTGTGGCAGGCACGATGGAGTCTGCCAATAATAAAGAGGTTAACCCAGCCCAGGCTGCAGGCGATGACTGGCCTGCCTACGGCGGCACTAATGCAGGGACGCACTACTCCTCGCTTAGTCAGATTACTCCCGAAAATATAGGCGAACTGGAAGAGGTGTGGCGTATTCAAACCGGTGATGAACCCGGCCCCAATGCACCGCCTGAAATCACCAACCAAAACACGCCGTTAAAGGTCAACGATAGCCTTTATATTTGTACATCGCACAGCCGTGCGATGGCACTGTCGCCCGAAACCGGCGAAACCCTGTGGGCGTTTGATCCCAACATTAGCACCATGGGCGCAGACGACTTTTCCGGTTGGGCACATATGACCTGCCGCGGCTTGGCGTATTATGATGCGGCTAATTATTCCAGCAGTACTGAAGATTCCACCATCGATAAACCAACACTGTATGCCGATGGCAGTCAGTTTGAACTCGACCTCTCCTTCTCGCTCACCTCAGAAGAAGACTCCACGTCTGAGCTGTTAAGCGCCACCGATGTCATGTGCCCACGCAGGCTTTACCTACCCACCGCCGATGCCCGCCTGATTGCACTCAACGCCGATACCGGGGAGCGCTGTGAAAGTTTCGGCGAAAACGGTGAGATCGACCTGACGAACAATATTGGCGAGTTTAGCCCAGGAGGCTATTACTCGACATCGCCTGCGACTGTCACTGAAGACTTAGTAATTTTGGGTGGCCACGTTACCGACAACAGCTCAACCGACGAACCCTCTGGCGTTATACGCGCCTTCGACGTACATACTGGCGGACTAGTGTGGAACTGGGACAGCGGCAACCCTGAAGACACCGCACCATTAGAAGAGGGCGAGACTTACACGCGTAACTCACCCAATGTGTGGGCGCCGATTAGCGCCGATGAAGAGCTTGGCCTCGTTTACCTGCCCATGGGTAACGCTACGCCAGACCAGTACGGCGCTAACCGCTCTGAAAATGATGAGACCTTTAGTGCCGGGCTAGTAGCGCTTAATTTGAACGACGGCCAAGTGGCCTGGGTGTACCAGTTTGTACACCACGACTTGTGGGACATGGACACACCTGCACAGCCCGTATTGATTGACTTGGCAACAGCAGATGGCACCCAGCCAGCCGTCATTCAGCCCACTAAACAAGGCAGCTTGTATGTGTTAAACCGTGAGACCGGCGAGCCGATTGTGCCCATTGAAGAAGTGCCCGCCCCTCAAGGTGCTATTGAAGGCGACTGGACGGCAGAAACCCAACCTCGCTCAGCACTGAATTTGCTACCACCGCCGCTTACCGAGCGCGACATGTGGGGCGCATCACCCTTTGATCAGATGATGTGCCGCATCCAATTCCTCTCGCTGCGCTATGAAGGCCAGTACACACCGCCTTCGCTGGAAGGCAGCATTATCTACCCTGGCAACGTTGGGGTGATGAACTGGGGTGGTGTTGCGGTAGACCCAGAACGCCAAGCACTGTTTACCGGCGCGAAGTACTTAGCGTTTGTTTCCAAGCTGATTCCACGTGATGAAGTTGAGGATGGCCAAGGCTCAGCTAGCGAGCAAGGCCTGCAGCCCAACACGGGTGCCCCTTACGCAGTAGAACTCGGCCCGCTGCTGTCAGTGCTCGGCCTTCCCTGCCAAGCACCCTCTTGGGGGGATGTGGCAGGAATCGACCTGCAAAGTAACGAAGTTGTGTGGAAGCACCACAATGGCACCACCCGCGACAGCATGCCCTTTGATCTGCCGATTGGTCTGAACGTCGGCGTCCCTGCGCTGGGTGGCCCGCTAACCACTGCGGGTGGCGTTTCCTTCCTAAGCGGCACACTGGATCAATACCTGCGCGGCTACGACATCACCACTGGCGAAGAGCTGTATAAAGCTCGCTTGCCTGCCGGCGGCCAAGCAACGCCGATGACTTACACCGGCGCAGATGACCGCCAGTATGTGGTCGTTACCGCCGGTGGTCACGGCACCTTCGGCACCAAAATGGGTGACTACGTGATTGGTTACGCTTTACCGGAATAG
- a CDS encoding NADP-dependent oxidoreductase, which translates to MQSRFFTLTNYPTGLPKRELFSLESQELPDLDEGEVRVRNHWLSVDPYMRGRMTGVRTYVAPFELGKPMEGGAIGEVIASNHPTIKEGDKVSHMGGWRDIAQVSGDSVTALPDSDVPEQAYLGVLGMPGMTAWTGLNLIAECKPSDNVLVSAASGAVGSLAVQLAKAKGCHVVGIAGAAHKLAWLESLGVEPVSYQGRSAQELSDAVKLASPNGIDVYFENVGGICLEAALSQLNDGARIAVCGMIDSYNAEAPAPGPSNLSQLVVRKAKMQGFIVADHWSSYRYFLNEVSPQVAKGNIAYKETVKEGLESTPDAFLALFEGGNTGKMLVKLTD; encoded by the coding sequence ATGCAATCTCGCTTTTTTACCTTAACGAATTACCCCACCGGCTTACCTAAACGCGAACTATTTTCACTGGAAAGTCAGGAACTTCCCGATCTTGACGAAGGTGAAGTCAGGGTTCGCAACCATTGGCTGTCCGTTGATCCATATATGCGTGGACGAATGACAGGGGTACGCACCTATGTCGCCCCTTTTGAGCTGGGCAAGCCGATGGAAGGTGGCGCAATTGGCGAGGTCATTGCGTCTAACCACCCAACCATTAAGGAAGGCGATAAAGTCAGCCACATGGGCGGCTGGCGGGATATCGCGCAGGTGTCAGGCGACAGTGTCACTGCGTTACCAGACAGTGACGTACCAGAACAAGCATATCTAGGTGTATTGGGCATGCCAGGTATGACGGCATGGACAGGCTTGAACCTTATTGCCGAGTGTAAACCTAGCGACAATGTACTGGTAAGCGCTGCCAGTGGTGCTGTTGGCTCGCTTGCTGTACAGCTGGCGAAAGCCAAAGGTTGCCACGTGGTTGGCATTGCTGGGGCTGCCCACAAGCTTGCATGGCTTGAATCATTGGGCGTTGAGCCGGTTAGCTACCAAGGCCGAAGTGCACAGGAACTCAGCGACGCTGTTAAGCTTGCTAGCCCTAATGGCATTGACGTGTATTTTGAGAACGTTGGTGGTATCTGCTTAGAAGCAGCGCTAAGTCAACTCAATGACGGTGCACGCATTGCTGTATGCGGCATGATTGACAGCTATAACGCCGAAGCACCGGCACCAGGGCCGAGCAACCTTTCCCAGTTGGTGGTACGCAAAGCTAAGATGCAGGGATTTATTGTTGCCGATCACTGGTCTAGCTATCGCTACTTCCTCAACGAAGTCTCTCCTCAGGTAGCGAAAGGCAATATAGCCTATAAAGAAACCGTCAAAGAGGGTCTTGAAAGCACACCGGATGCCTTTTTAGCGCTTTTTGAAGGGGGCAACACCGGCAAAATGCTGGTGAAGCTCACTGACTAA
- a CDS encoding septal ring lytic transglycosylase RlpA family protein: MGASKRFIRTSCAAALLTFFSTGHAFATEIQEGIASFYSDRFQGSPTASGVPFDQQALTAAHPTLPFGTKVLVTRPDTGQEVEVLINDRGPFVKGRIIDLSKRAARQLGMIRRGVAPVMITLVD, encoded by the coding sequence ATGGGAGCATCTAAACGGTTCATCCGCACGAGCTGTGCTGCGGCATTACTCACCTTCTTTTCCACTGGTCATGCATTTGCCACAGAAATTCAAGAGGGAATCGCATCCTTTTACAGCGATCGCTTCCAGGGTTCCCCTACAGCCAGTGGCGTACCTTTTGACCAACAAGCGCTAACGGCTGCTCATCCAACGCTTCCTTTTGGCACCAAGGTGCTAGTTACCCGCCCTGATACTGGCCAGGAGGTTGAGGTACTGATTAATGACCGCGGCCCCTTTGTTAAGGGACGTATTATTGACCTATCAAAACGGGCAGCTCGCCAACTCGGCATGATTCGACGCGGCGTTGCCCCCGTCATGATCACCCTGGTCGATTAA
- a CDS encoding RsiV family protein: MLRYSFGLTVIGLLLLGGCQSSDDASAESLTLASKAVEKEYIAPECQAEQCSTVTVSALAFPQSAELTEQLQKRLLTLAMGITEEDALPADSWEAYAQNFFELAEEDNRTSPGAMTSEAVLEAKVYGQHNDLLILELSSYVYHAGQAHGLPMTEFMVIDERQLRVVDPDDMLLEGQQGAFQALLDQAHQRWIEEMGHDEQFALNWPLSESRNIAPLATAWEVKYNVYEIAPYAAGQPVLTIPLDALEGIAKPRYLGQ, translated from the coding sequence ATGCTGCGCTATTCATTCGGTTTAACGGTGATTGGTTTATTGTTACTAGGTGGTTGTCAGTCGTCGGATGATGCTTCTGCAGAGTCACTTACGCTTGCTTCCAAAGCGGTTGAAAAAGAGTACATAGCACCTGAGTGTCAGGCTGAACAGTGCTCTACCGTCACCGTGTCTGCGCTCGCGTTTCCGCAATCTGCAGAGCTAACGGAGCAGTTACAAAAACGGCTGTTAACGCTTGCAATGGGCATCACTGAGGAGGATGCATTGCCAGCTGATAGCTGGGAGGCCTATGCACAAAACTTTTTTGAGCTAGCTGAGGAAGATAATCGCACCTCACCTGGAGCAATGACTAGCGAAGCGGTATTAGAAGCTAAGGTTTATGGGCAGCACAACGACTTATTGATACTTGAGCTAAGTAGCTACGTTTATCATGCGGGGCAAGCGCATGGTTTGCCAATGACTGAGTTTATGGTGATAGACGAGCGTCAGCTGCGTGTGGTTGATCCAGACGATATGTTGTTGGAAGGCCAGCAGGGCGCTTTTCAAGCACTGCTTGATCAGGCCCACCAACGCTGGATAGAGGAGATGGGTCATGATGAGCAGTTTGCCCTCAATTGGCCGCTCAGCGAGAGCCGCAACATAGCCCCGTTGGCAACTGCCTGGGAAGTTAAATACAACGTCTATGAAATTGCCCCTTATGCAGCCGGCCAGCCTGTTCTGACGATCCCCCTTGATGCGCTGGAAGGTATCGCAAAGCCTCGCTATTTAGGTCAATAG
- a CDS encoding DMT family transporter, producing the protein MHPVHSPAVISPRYSVCAALVAVMLWSIAPLLAELARDTSPLQLTALTLLAGALATLPLSRRVNVAACRPRWQISVWLGLPLLIVGAVSSYYIGMRLAPAAEAALITYTWPVLFVLLSQWSRFGRLHIASVTGALIAFSGAAILLLPQALSGGFGGAASGYGLALLAACCWALYSWLGQVAPVSLTPLLPRLLMIACAVAACASLIVEGTFIMPQGEALLAGIALGLGPYGIAMVAWDKALRFGQASLVGSLAYGVPILAALLLVLAGVSVFDWRLPTAALLVVVGCLKASR; encoded by the coding sequence ATGCATCCCGTTCATTCCCCGGCCGTCATATCCCCCAGGTACAGTGTATGCGCAGCACTTGTGGCGGTGATGTTATGGAGCATAGCGCCGCTATTAGCAGAGTTGGCTCGGGATACCTCTCCGCTTCAGCTCACCGCACTTACGCTGCTTGCAGGTGCACTGGCAACATTGCCACTCAGCCGTCGCGTTAACGTCGCGGCTTGCCGTCCTCGCTGGCAAATTAGCGTATGGCTTGGCCTACCACTATTGATCGTTGGTGCTGTTAGCAGTTACTACATTGGCATGCGTCTAGCACCTGCCGCAGAAGCCGCTTTGATCACCTACACCTGGCCAGTGCTGTTTGTACTATTAAGCCAATGGAGCCGGTTTGGTCGTCTGCATATCGCCAGCGTGACAGGTGCGCTAATTGCTTTTTCGGGTGCCGCTATTTTGTTACTGCCGCAAGCCTTAAGTGGCGGCTTTGGCGGGGCTGCTTCAGGGTATGGGTTAGCGCTACTGGCGGCTTGTTGCTGGGCGCTCTACTCCTGGCTCGGGCAAGTAGCTCCTGTATCGCTAACACCATTGCTCCCGCGGTTATTAATGATCGCCTGCGCTGTTGCAGCCTGCGCCAGCTTGATAGTGGAAGGAACCTTCATCATGCCGCAGGGTGAGGCTCTGTTGGCGGGTATCGCGCTGGGGCTTGGGCCGTACGGCATCGCTATGGTGGCCTGGGATAAAGCACTACGCTTTGGCCAAGCCAGCCTAGTCGGCAGCCTTGCCTATGGCGTACCGATCCTAGCGGCACTGCTACTGGTACTGGCAGGCGTCAGCGTGTTTGACTGGCGGCTACCAACGGCCGCCTTATTGGTCGTCGTAGGCTGTTTAAAAGCAAGCCGCTAA
- a CDS encoding LysR substrate-binding domain-containing protein, with product MRAPTFDLTLLRTLVTIADTGSVTAAAKRLAYTQSTVSMQLQRLETQLDVRLHERAGRRLRFTPEGDRLLVHARRLLALNDDAWSDMQARQITGDLTLGIPEDYASLLPSVFAYFHQLYPAVGLTVKCGTSAHLVEQVKAAELDLALVTRQRNSPGGDVIRREPLMWAVGVNQQPSLSDPIPLALYSPGADVFREVAEQALQGAGRDWRVAYTSQSMAGLAPIVTAGLAVVVVTRSMLTPSLRPLDDSSGLPALPMIELALHRAPHRPSEPARRLGELIREQLAAPSEAL from the coding sequence ATGCGTGCACCAACATTTGACTTAACGCTACTTCGTACGCTGGTTACTATTGCCGATACAGGTAGCGTTACGGCAGCGGCAAAGCGGCTGGCGTATACCCAGTCAACAGTGAGCATGCAGTTACAGCGTTTAGAGACGCAGCTTGATGTGCGTTTGCATGAGCGAGCTGGGCGACGACTACGTTTCACCCCAGAAGGAGATCGTTTGCTGGTACACGCGCGCCGCCTATTGGCACTCAATGACGACGCGTGGAGCGATATGCAGGCGCGCCAGATAACGGGCGATTTAACGTTGGGTATTCCTGAAGACTATGCGTCGCTATTGCCGTCAGTATTTGCGTACTTTCACCAGCTGTATCCTGCGGTGGGGCTAACCGTAAAGTGTGGCACTAGTGCTCATTTGGTCGAACAGGTCAAAGCAGCAGAGTTGGACTTGGCGCTGGTGACTCGCCAACGAAATTCGCCAGGAGGCGATGTGATTCGTCGTGAGCCACTGATGTGGGCGGTAGGGGTAAATCAGCAGCCTTCGCTAAGTGACCCTATTCCGCTGGCGCTTTACTCTCCCGGCGCTGATGTTTTTCGCGAGGTTGCTGAGCAGGCGTTACAAGGGGCTGGGCGTGATTGGCGCGTTGCGTATACCAGCCAGTCAATGGCGGGTCTTGCCCCTATTGTAACCGCGGGGTTAGCTGTTGTTGTGGTAACGCGTAGTATGTTGACCCCCTCGCTGCGCCCGCTGGATGACAGTAGTGGCCTTCCTGCCTTGCCAATGATTGAGCTAGCGCTTCATCGTGCTCCACACCGTCCTTCTGAGCCTGCGCGGCGTTTAGGAGAATTGATTCGCGAACAGCTAGCGGCACCTAGTGAAGCGTTATAA
- a CDS encoding 4-oxalocrotonate tautomerase family protein — MPIVTIQQFPRDLAQKRELAKRITDAFCDVYGTDPVSVQVFFQEVTQENWSKGGQMGADCDTAQ; from the coding sequence ATGCCTATAGTCACTATCCAGCAATTCCCCCGTGATCTTGCGCAAAAGCGAGAATTGGCAAAGCGTATTACTGATGCGTTCTGCGATGTGTATGGTACCGACCCAGTGAGCGTGCAGGTGTTTTTTCAAGAAGTAACCCAGGAAAATTGGTCCAAAGGCGGCCAAATGGGGGCTGATTGTGATACGGCTCAGTGA